A genomic region of Colletotrichum destructivum chromosome 5, complete sequence contains the following coding sequences:
- a CDS encoding Putative NADH dehydrogenase [ubiquinone] (complex I), alpha subcomplex, subunit 8, whose amino-acid sequence MASRRPQFNQQVQVDTTPLPDDIPKVKEVGASSAPLLSASYFIGARCREYNDDFMQCKTENPGRGEFDCLKEGRRVTRCASSVLKDINTHCLEQFKAHWTCIENRNHQLYQCRPAEWKLNKCVYENLKLEKNIPDQRPGVTPVELRPHMIYADQAINTLEGKPFIPPSKAEGSKQAS is encoded by the exons atGGCGTCCCGACGGCCTCA ATTCAACCAGCAGGTCCAGGTCGACACGACCCCCCTGCCTGACGACATccccaaggtcaaggaggtCGGCGCCAGCTCCGCGCCCCTTCTGTCCGCCTCCTACTTCATCGGCGCCCGGTGCCGCGAATACAATGACGACTTCATGCAGTGCAAGACCGAGAACCCGGGCCGCGGCGAGTTCGACTGCTTGAAGGAGGGCCGGAGGGTCACGAGATGTGCCTCTAGCGT GCTGAAGGACATCAACACCCACTGCCTCGAGCAGTTCAAGGCTCACTGGACCTGCATCGAGAACCGCAACCACCAGCTCTACCAGTGCCGACCGGCCGAGTGGAAGCTGAACAAGTGCGTCTACGAGAACCTG AAACTCGAGAAGAACATTCCCGACCAGCGTCCCGGCGTCACCCCCGTCGAGCTCCGCCCCCACATGATCTACGCTGACCAAGCCATCAACACCCTCGAGGGCAAGCCCTTCATCCCGCCGTCAAAGGCCGAGGGCAGCAAGCAGGCGTCGTAA
- a CDS encoding Putative mitochondrial outer membrane translocase complex, subunit Tom5 has translation MFGGFAPPQLSEEEIKQMEAEASFSVQQVVVSAVLLYLSPFAIDAVSGFF, from the exons ATGTTTGGAGGAT TCGCGCCGCCCCAGctcagcgaggaggagatcaagcagatggaggccgaggccagcttCTCCGTCCAGCAGGTCGTCGTCTCCGCTGTCTTGTTGTACCTCT CCCCCTTTGCTATCGACGCCGTCTCCGGCTTCTTTTAA
- a CDS encoding Putative nucleoporin Nup54/Nup57/Nup44, nucleoporin Nup54, alpha-helical domain-containing protein, whose protein sequence is MSLFGAPKPAGQTGGLFGGGGFGSTLGQSTQQQQQPQQQQQGSQQQGGLSLFGQTQNQSNAFGNSFAQSQQPQQQQQQQQQQQQQQQQQQMPSLSQSQAQLSSSLWQPGRDTPQSQKPIPEQMALIFEKWNPTNPNCAFKHYFYNKVDEASVPFYKPGPHEDPKEWEEALQKKPAPGYIPVLCTGFSGVAARLQTQKKVVGELNVRLHQINASLDAILSRHDLETSVRALAARRRHVVLRERCLALAARVQVLRNRGYALSGDEDDLRLKLVELERNVQDPALAAREEELWSRLIVLRDYADQLMKETSKPAFASGEGLSEETEHKTKKVLEDYEKQIQHLKKEVESITKAFADWEKERNPS, encoded by the exons ATGAGTTTATTCGGAGCACCGAAGCCCGCAGGGCAGACTGGGGGCCTCTTCGGCGGTGGTGGATTCGGCAGCACGCTGGGACAGTCgacacagcagcagcagcaaccgcagcaacagcagcagggcAGCCAGCAGCAAGGTGGTCTGAGTTTGTTTGGGCAAACGCAGAACCAGTCAAACGCCTTTGGGAACTCTTTTGCCCAGTCTCAACAGccccaacagcaacaacaacagcagcaacagcaacagcagcagcagcagcagcagcagatgccTAGCTTGTCACAGTCGCAAGCACAGCTTTCAAGCTCCCTATGGCAACCCGGCAGGGACACACCGC AGAGCCAGAAGCCGATACCCGAACAAATGGCCCTCATCTTCGAGAAGTGGAACCCCACAAACCCCAACTGCGCCTTTAAGCACTACTTCTACAacaaggtcgacgaggcgtcGGTCCCCTTTTACAAGCCGGGCCCTCACGAAGACCCCAAGGAATGGGAGGAGGCGCTGCAGAAGAAGCCCGCGCCGGGCTACATTCCTGTCCTTTGCACAGGATTCTCGGGCGTTGCGGCGCGCCTCCAGACGCAGAAGAAGGTTGTCGGGGAGCTTAACGTGCGCCTGCATCAGATCAACGCCAGTCTGGACGCGATTCTCTCGCGGCATGACCTCGAGACGAGCGTGCGAGCGCTGGcggcccgccggcgccacgtcGTGCTCCGCGAGCGGtgcctcgccctcgccgcgcgTGTGCAGGTGCTGCGCAACCGTGGCTACGCCCtcagcggcgacgaagacgacctgCGGCTCAAGCTGGTGGAGCTCGAGCGCAACGTGCAGGACCccgcgctggcggcgagggaggaagagCTCTGGAGCCGGCTCATCGTGCTCCGGGACTACGCCGACCAACTTATGAAGGAGACCAGTAAGCCCGCGTTCGCGAGCGGCGAGGGGTTAAGCGAGGAGACGGAACacaagacgaagaag GTCCTGGAAGACTACGAGAAGCAGATTCAGCACCTTAAGAAGGAGGTCGAGTCGATCACAAAAGCCTTTGCTGACTGGGAGAAGGAGCGGAACCCGAGTTGA
- a CDS encoding Putative CAP domain-containing protein, which yields MKSSIVLAATGAVLAMGAAIDPRALEVVLDVTYVTVTVTEGVPIEEPTPTPTPSTPAVFYEAPSSVPKVEETPAPAPIFETITTKRSETPTPTPTPTPTPTPTPEPVAAPVVSEPVAPYVPAPAPTVVETTEAAPSAAPAVSDLQSTCIDSHNIHRSNHSAPALTWDSALASYALITAQTCVFEHDMTTGGGGYGQNLAMWGATGSEGLGEAKAAQRAITEQWYNGELNLYTGYGEASPDMTNFLQWGHFTQMVWVDTTTVGCGVHYCAAGTLSSIGSWYTVCNYKSQGNVIGSFDKNVLPPGSAATVNIA from the exons ATGAAGTCTTCCATCGTTCTTGCCGCCACTggcgccgtcttggccaTGGGTGCCGCCATCGACCCCCGTGCCCTGGAGGTTGTTCTGGACGTTACCTACGTGACCGTCACCGTCACTGAGGGCGTTCCCATCGAGGAGCCTACTCCCACCCCTACTCCCTCCACCCCGGCTGTCTTCTACGAGGCTCCCAGCTCCGTccccaaggtcgaggagacgcCCGCGCCTGCGCCCATCTTCGAGACTATCACCACCAAGCGCTCCGAGACTCCCACCCCGACCCCGACCCCGACTCCCACCCCCACTCCTACCCCCGAGCCTGTTGCCGCGCCCGTCGTCTCGGAGCCCGTCGCCCCCTATGTTCCTGCTCCCGCGCCTACCGTTGTCGAGACCACTGAGGCCGCCCCTAGCGCCGCTCCCGCCGTCAGCGACCTCCAGAGCACGTGCATCGACTCCCACAACATTCACCGGTCTAACCACTCTGCCCCCGCTCTGACCTGGGACAGCGCCCTTGCCAGCTACGCCCTCATCACCGCCCAGACCTGCGTCTTCGAGCACGACAT GACCACTGGCGGTGGCGGCTACGGTCAGAACCTTGCCATGTGGGGTGCCACTGGCTCCGAGGGTCTTGGTGAGGCCAAGGCTGCTCAGCGTGCCATCACTGAGCAGTGGTACAACGGCGAGCTCAACCTCTACACCGGCTATGGCGAGGCCAGCCCTGACATGACCAACTTCCTCCAGTGGGGTCACTTCACCCAGATGGTCTGGGTTGACACCACCACTGTTGGCTGCGGCGTCCACTACTGTGCTGCCGGCACTCTCAGCTCCATTGGCAGCTGGTACACCGTCTGCAACTACAAGTCCCAGG GCAACGTCATTGGCAGCTTCGACAAGAACGTTCTGCCTCCCGgcagcgccgccaccgtcaacATTGCTTAA